One Psychrobacillus glaciei genomic region harbors:
- a CDS encoding ABC transporter ATP-binding protein, producing the protein MGGNVKISVEDLTKVFYKKNNSVTAVKNVSLQIAEGEFVCLVGPSGCGKTTLLRILAGLELPSSGTFTIDSDSDERPLQSMVFQEKGVIPWLTVEQNVAFGLNMRHLPKEFVRKQTDYYLEKVGLSKFSKLYPKELSGGMKQRISIARAFANDPEILLMDEPFAALDEQNKFILQEELLSIWSETKKTVLFITHSIDEALLLSDRIILMSAHPGEIIKEITVPIPRPRTMEQVRANVEMAEQFIAIWNHLQQEVQRSRK; encoded by the coding sequence ATGGGTGGAAATGTAAAAATCTCCGTAGAAGATTTAACGAAAGTATTTTATAAAAAAAATAACAGTGTCACAGCAGTCAAAAATGTGTCACTACAAATTGCAGAGGGAGAATTTGTCTGTTTAGTAGGACCAAGTGGTTGTGGAAAAACAACCTTGCTGCGGATATTGGCAGGATTAGAGTTACCAAGTTCAGGTACATTTACAATCGACTCCGATTCGGACGAAAGACCTCTACAATCAATGGTATTCCAAGAAAAAGGGGTTATTCCTTGGTTAACGGTAGAGCAAAACGTTGCATTTGGACTTAATATGCGACATTTACCAAAGGAATTTGTTAGGAAGCAAACGGATTACTATTTGGAAAAAGTAGGTTTAAGTAAGTTTTCGAAACTTTACCCTAAAGAGCTTTCAGGGGGAATGAAACAACGAATTAGCATTGCGCGAGCATTTGCGAATGACCCGGAAATTTTGCTCATGGATGAACCTTTTGCAGCGTTAGATGAACAAAATAAATTTATTTTGCAAGAAGAGCTGCTCTCTATTTGGTCCGAGACAAAGAAGACAGTGTTATTTATTACGCATAGCATTGATGAAGCATTGTTACTAAGTGATCGAATTATTTTAATGAGTGCACACCCGGGAGAAATTATAAAAGAGATTACTGTACCGATTCCAAGACCTAGAACGATGGAACAAGTACGGGCAAATGTAGAGATGGCAGAGCAATTCATTGCTATTTGGAATCATTTACAACAAGAAGTACAACGATCAAGGAAATAA
- a CDS encoding ABC transporter permease, producing MRDEKGLVYYDPYETEQQEWKKQQGKERAKQLLTIFSPIFILLLWEVFSRTGILDIRFFPPPSAILSTFFDLAASGLLWTHISVSLYRIAAGFLLGVIPGVVIGLLMGLYAPIRHFISPIVMALMPIPTLALMPIIIIFFGIGDFSKVVTIAGSVFFPVVINTVAGVMNIEKVHLDVAKNYGASPKDFFFKIAFPGALPVMLEGIQMGQAIALLTIVAAEMMGATSGIGYLIWTSYKAFMLKEMFVGLVLISSFGFLFSLFLRGLQKKIVPWR from the coding sequence ATGCGCGATGAAAAAGGGCTCGTATACTACGATCCCTATGAAACGGAACAACAGGAATGGAAAAAACAACAAGGAAAAGAGCGAGCAAAGCAACTATTAACAATTTTCTCACCTATATTCATTCTATTATTATGGGAGGTCTTTTCTCGAACAGGAATACTTGATATTCGATTTTTCCCTCCACCTTCAGCGATACTATCCACATTTTTCGATTTAGCAGCAAGTGGACTGTTATGGACCCATATTTCGGTATCTTTATATAGAATAGCTGCGGGATTTTTATTAGGCGTTATCCCAGGAGTAGTTATTGGGTTGCTTATGGGTTTGTATGCGCCAATTCGACATTTTATTTCCCCTATTGTAATGGCTCTTATGCCAATACCTACTCTTGCTTTAATGCCGATTATCATTATCTTCTTTGGGATTGGAGATTTCTCAAAAGTAGTCACAATTGCAGGTAGCGTATTTTTCCCAGTCGTTATTAATACAGTCGCAGGTGTAATGAATATAGAAAAGGTGCATCTAGATGTTGCCAAAAATTATGGAGCAAGTCCAAAGGATTTTTTCTTTAAAATAGCTTTTCCGGGTGCACTTCCTGTCATGCTAGAAGGTATACAGATGGGGCAGGCGATTGCATTACTCACAATTGTTGCTGCGGAAATGATGGGAGCTACTTCAGGAATTGGGTATTTAATCTGGACCTCTTATAAGGCATTTATGTTAAAAGAAATGTTTGTTGGTTTAGTGCTCATTTCATCCTTTGGTTTTCTATTCTCCCTCTTTTTACGTGGGCTGCAAAAGAAAATCGTTCCATGGAGGTGA
- a CDS encoding YaiI/YqxD family protein: MVSVLVDADGCPVVDQTIKIAQHFGLKVTLLCDTAHYMQREGAETIMVSKGADAVDFVLVNKVNKGDVVVTQDYGLAAMVLAKRGYAIDQNGRWYTPENIDQLLNSRHISKKIRQAGGRLKGPRKRQKEDDEKFEMHFHRICMHALNN, from the coding sequence ATGGTAAGTGTTTTAGTAGATGCAGATGGATGCCCAGTAGTAGACCAAACTATAAAAATAGCGCAACATTTTGGATTAAAAGTAACATTGCTATGTGATACTGCTCATTATATGCAAAGAGAAGGTGCAGAAACGATCATGGTATCAAAAGGGGCAGATGCGGTCGATTTTGTATTAGTAAATAAGGTGAATAAAGGAGATGTTGTTGTTACACAAGATTACGGGCTTGCTGCGATGGTGTTAGCTAAAAGAGGCTATGCGATCGATCAGAATGGACGTTGGTATACTCCCGAGAATATTGATCAGCTATTGAATAGTCGTCATATTTCTAAGAAAATCCGACAGGCTGGAGGTCGCTTAAAAGGTCCTAGAAAGCGTCAAAAAGAAGACGATGAAAAGTTTG
- a CDS encoding ABC transporter substrate-binding protein gives MKKRWLILLASIVLVLGACSSKEKVSTNGVDDEVNKNNPSGDLAPLEKKEKVVIAEDGAASGAGFYIAKEKGYFADYNIEVEFAQFGNSDEMLPALASGDVDIAGGVSTASFFNAIAQGIDVKIIADKGHNVPGKSYFSFVIGNQMKDKIKEYKDFKGKRIAVSSKNSIDEYIYWEMLKHAGLTNEDVEFVLLGDFGSMLGAIENGSIDAALQIEPLIAKGIENGFHVRFGDTTDYAPESQIAMVLGSPKFMNDEKNVSLRFMAAYLKGVRDYNDAFVKGEGKAEVIDIMTKYTALKDAALWEKVFVTGLDPDGKMFLDDVVNQYNAYKANGAISGDVDFDKAVDTSITEKAVKILGEYKK, from the coding sequence GTGAAGAAACGTTGGTTGATTTTACTCGCATCGATTGTTTTGGTATTAGGTGCGTGTTCTTCCAAAGAAAAGGTAAGTACAAATGGGGTTGATGATGAAGTAAATAAAAACAATCCATCCGGGGATTTGGCTCCACTTGAAAAGAAAGAAAAGGTTGTTATCGCAGAGGATGGAGCAGCATCTGGAGCAGGCTTTTATATTGCAAAAGAAAAAGGATATTTTGCGGACTACAATATTGAAGTAGAATTTGCGCAGTTTGGAAATAGTGATGAAATGCTACCAGCCCTAGCATCTGGTGATGTAGATATCGCAGGAGGGGTGTCGACAGCGTCGTTCTTTAACGCAATTGCACAGGGAATAGACGTGAAGATTATTGCAGATAAAGGGCATAATGTACCTGGAAAATCCTATTTTTCATTTGTCATTGGCAATCAAATGAAAGACAAAATTAAGGAATATAAAGACTTTAAAGGCAAACGTATCGCAGTTTCTTCTAAAAACTCAATTGACGAATACATTTACTGGGAAATGCTAAAACATGCTGGACTTACAAATGAGGATGTAGAATTTGTTTTGCTTGGAGACTTTGGAAGTATGCTAGGAGCAATAGAAAATGGTTCGATTGATGCAGCACTTCAAATTGAACCTTTGATTGCAAAGGGAATAGAAAATGGATTTCATGTTCGCTTTGGAGATACGACCGATTATGCACCAGAATCACAAATTGCAATGGTACTTGGATCACCTAAATTCATGAATGATGAAAAAAATGTATCATTGCGTTTTATGGCTGCATATTTAAAAGGAGTACGCGACTATAATGATGCGTTCGTTAAAGGAGAAGGAAAAGCAGAAGTAATCGACATTATGACGAAGTATACAGCCTTAAAAGATGCAGCTTTATGGGAAAAGGTATTTGTAACAGGCCTCGATCCAGATGGGAAAATGTTCTTGGATGATGTTGTAAATCAGTATAATGCTTATAAAGCGAACGGAGCAATTAGTGGGGACGTAGACTTCGACAAAGCGGTAGATACGTCCATTACAGAAAAAGCGGTAAAGATATTAGGGGAATATAAGAAATAA